The Bernardetia litoralis DSM 6794 genome includes a window with the following:
- a CDS encoding DUF6498-containing protein gives MPTSTLTQLYAKNIGLIRFLFSLITNTYTFFGIIFWNWNFFTIIYLYWAEEVIRIIFRLVENRIEYNKNQISKSELKMQNKISRTMLFPMFVYLVFIIVIVGIIAAPNNDIVIDNLFTVFFKDIEFNLNLLLAIISEIVVLIYLFRKLSKNKFDSQSEKEAQEELEQEFLKEQQEEEDKTYKNLYQKDMATKNNQHFSTQMLVLHVSIVLGTLLYFAANTDKLPIQINLGAAGEFAFVIVFAVVQMIAEVVDFVQSKR, from the coding sequence ATGCCTACTTCTACTTTAACTCAATTATATGCTAAGAATATTGGTCTAATTCGTTTTTTATTTAGTCTAATTACAAATACTTATACATTTTTTGGAATAATTTTTTGGAACTGGAATTTTTTTACAATTATTTATTTGTACTGGGCAGAAGAAGTAATCCGAATCATTTTTAGACTTGTAGAAAATAGAATTGAGTACAATAAAAATCAAATTTCTAAATCAGAATTAAAAATGCAAAATAAAATTAGTCGAACAATGCTTTTTCCTATGTTTGTTTATTTAGTTTTTATTATTGTAATTGTTGGAATTATAGCTGCTCCAAACAATGATATTGTAATAGATAATTTATTTACAGTTTTTTTTAAAGATATTGAGTTTAATCTTAATCTACTTTTAGCCATAATTAGTGAAATAGTAGTTTTGATTTATCTATTTAGAAAATTATCCAAAAATAAATTTGATAGTCAAAGTGAAAAGGAAGCTCAAGAAGAGTTAGAACAAGAATTTTTGAAAGAACAGCAAGAAGAAGAAGATAAAACCTATAAAAATCTTTATCAAAAAGATATGGCAACAAAAAACAATCAACATTTTTCTACTCAAATGTTAGTTTTGCATGTTTCCATTGTTTTGGGAACACTTCTTTATTTTGCAGCCAATACAGACAAATTACCTATTCAAATTAATTTAGGAGCAGCAGGAGAATTTGCTTTTGTGATTGTTTTTGCTGTTGTGCAGATGATAGCAGAGGTTGTAGATTTTGTACAAAGTAAGAGGTAG